CCGGATACAACCACCCACGCATGGAAATGACCGCCCGGAGGCGGTTCGGGTGGCAAGGTCTCGGGTGCCCTGCGCGCAACGAGCAGGATCAGCAGACAGAGACTGCCGATCAGCGCCGTCGCCGTGCCTGTCGATATCTCCTGTCGCAGATGCAGGACCTGCACGCATTGATCGGTCAGCCACAGCAGAAGGCAACCGATCAGCGGCGACCAGATCAGGCGACGGCCAAACGTATTGGCCCCCATCAGGCGGGCGATCTGCGATGCCATCAACGCGACAAAGCCAAAAACCCCGACACCAGCAACACATAAGGCAGCAAGCGCCGAGGCAATCCCAAGTCCCGCGACCCTTACTAGGGAGACTCTCACTCCTCTGCTAGCGGCGATTTCGTCGCCGAGCGTGAGCATAGCGAGAGGGCGGGCGATCACGGCGATGACAATGGTCCCCGCCAGCATGCGCGGTGCGAGAAATTCAACAGTCCCCCAGCCGTTCTGGATCAGCGAACCGCTTTGCCAGATCGACAGCGAACTCAGGTAATCATGGTTGAGCACGGTCAGAACCGCGCCGATCGCGCCGAAGAACAGGTTGATCGTTAGTCCACCGATGACAACGGCATTCGGAGAAAATCGCTGCCGGCGGCAGATCGCCAGAACCAGGCCGGCGCTGATCAGGCCACCGCCAAGCGCAATCAGCCCCCCGCCATCAGCAAGCAGCGAAGGAAACCATAGCGACGTGACTGCAAGGGCGACGTAGGAGCCTCCCGAAATTCCGACGGTCGCTGGCTCGGCAATCGGGTTCTGCAAGACCTGTTGAAGGATCACGCCCGACAAGGCCAGGCCTGCCCCGACGATCCAACTGACGACGATACGCGGGAGTGCCACGTCGACAAAAACGAGCGCCGCGACATCCGCCTGCGGGTCGCGAATGCTTGAAAGCCACAGTGATGGTTCCTGGATGGCGGCCAGTGTCCCTAACGAAAGACCGATCGCCAGGCACACCGCCAAAATCAGCGCCGTCGCGGCGGACAAGCGCGGCGACGACGAGCCAAGCAAACGTACCCCTGAAGGCCTACCCGGTCGCATCATCTACCCTCGCCGGTTGACAGAGCAGCCTGGGCCAAGATCTCGATGAATCTCTGGACGGAGGGAACACCGCCCAGCGGATAGAAGACCGGGATGGGCCGAACACGTCCTGCCGCGACCATTGGGATGCCGTTCCACACAGTGCTCCCTGCAAGTGCGACCTCGGCCCGGCGAGTGCGCTCCCCCTGGTCCAAATAGAGCAACCGCGCCTGTGGCATTTCGGTCAGTTCGGCAATATCGATCAGGGCATTTCCGAAGCGGGACGTCGGCGCGCGAAGAGCATTGTTCAGCCCCAGGAGTACGATCATTTCATGCACCCAGCTGCCCGGGCCGTAGGCATAGATCTGACGACCATTTTCGTGGAGAACGCCGATTATCACATCCCGCAAATTCAGCATTTTTAGGCTTGCCGCGGCAGCCTGCTGCGTGCGGTCGAAGCCGGCGAGCCAGTGGCTTGCCGCCTCTTCCGCCGAGAGCAACCGGCCGATCTCGACAAGCGCCTTTCTCGCATTGGCAATCGGTGATGCAGGCGGATCAATGATGGTGACCGTCTGGACGGGGGCGATGCGTTCGAATTGCCCGATGAGACTGGTTTGCCAGTTGGAGATCAGGATCCTGTCGGGACGCAAAGCGGACAGAAGTTCGAGATTGGGTTCGGCGCGCGAACCCAGATCCGCAACACTTTCGGGCAGCGGGATAGTCTCCATCCATTGCCGGTAGACTGCCGTGTCCGGGACTGCGATCGGCACGGCACCTAGCGCCAGAAGGCATTCGGCCGCCGCCCAATCGGTTGTCGCAATCGAAATCGGCGTCGCGGCATGAGCCGTTCGCCACGAACCTGCCGCCAGAGCCGCACACGCCGCCAGCATCCGGCGGCGCGAGATTATTGTCAATCTGGTATCGGAATGCGGCCTCATTCCGCCTTCCTCAAAAGTCGAATGTCGTGGAGACCAGGAAGGTTCGCGGCGCGCCACGCGCGAGGCCGAAACTCGAAGAGGCCGCGGCCCAGTAGTCGCGGTCGAAGACATTTTCAACGCTGGCACGAACTGTGATCGGCTTACCGTTTTCCCGCTCGTACCTGTAACGTGCGCCGAGGTCGAAGCGCGTCCAGTCTGGTATTTTCTGCGTGTTGTCGACGCTGGCATATTGGGAAGAGGTATGGATGACCCGCCCCGATAGCGTTAGCCCGTCAATGAACGGGGTATCCCATTCCGCTCCCATGTTGAGCTGCACGTCTGGCACGCCGATCGCCTTCTTGCCATCGTTCGTGCCGCCTGCCGTCTTGGTCTGAACGCCGTCCATGAAGGCGACGCCGCCGAGAACGCGGATACTTTCCACCACTTCGCCGAAGACGTTGAGCTCGAGGCCGCGATTGCGGGTCTCGCCATCGACGCCATAGGCGTTCGAGGCATCAAGCGCACCGCTTGGCTGCTCGATCTGGAACAGGCTGGCGGTTGCCGTCACATCGCCGAGATCGACCTTTGCGCCGATCTCATACTGCTTCGACCTGAGCGGCGCAAAAGCCTCGCCTGCATTCGTCGCTCCGGTCGGCGCGACCGGCCCCTGGCTCAGGCCTTCGATATAGTTGGCATAGAGCGAAACGCTTTCCCAAGGTTTTACGACAATCCCGAGTGCTGGCGTGAAGGCGTCTTCGTCGTAATCGGCCGTCTGCACACCGGTTGTGACGTTCCACGCCTTTTGTCGCACTTTCTGCTGCCGGCCGCCGACGATCAACTGCAGCCTGTCGTCCAAGAAGAACAGACTGTCTGTAATCGCGAAACTCTGCAGGGTTACGGCATTGGTTTTGGGGGTCGTGTCGAATAGCCCCGACAGGTCCGGCTTGTCGATCCGGATGGGATCGTAAAGGTTCGAGGAGTAGCTGGAAAAATTTTGAGACCGGTTACCGAGTTCGCTATAGAGATCGGAAGCGCTCAGCGTGACTTCATGACGAACCGGGCCAGTTTCAAACTTTGCGTTTAAGCCGATTTCGCCCGTCACGACACGATTGTAGGTCGGCTGATAGAAATTTCTCGCGTCGAAGTCGCCAGCTGAGTTCTTTATATATTCGAAGTTATAAAGGCCGAGCAATTCGTTGCGATGCGCGCCGAATGTCGCATAAGCCGTCACATTGTCGGTGATATCGTACTCGGCCCGCAAAGACGCCAGATAGTCCTTGCCATGTGCGTAATACCAGTTCTGACCGAGATCGGCCGAGGCATCGGGCGCATGCGGTATTTTTACGCCGGCATTCGCATAGATGGGGCGCACCGGATTATCGGAATAATTCTTTTGGTAGACAAGGTCGGCCGACAGTCTCACTCTGTCGCCATTGTAGTCGAGGCCGAGCGAGGCGCTGCCAAGCTGATTGGATTGCCCGTCAACGGCCGTATGCCCGTCGGAATACGAGCCGTTGAAACGGATGCCGAAAGCGTTGTCATCCCCGACACGGCGGGCGAAATCGACACCCGTTCCGATCTGCCCGTCCGAAAGATAGCTCGTCGTCACCCGATTGATCGGATCATCTGGCGCGCGCTTGGGAACCAGATTTATGACGCCGCCGATACTGCCGCCCGGCGCCATGCCCGATAGAAGAGCGCCGGGGCCTTTGAGAACCTCGACGCGGTCGATCCAGGATGTTCCCGCCATCTGATAAGGTGCGAGACCGTAGAGTCCGTTGATCGCCATGTCAGGATTTCCGACCGGGAAGCCACGGATGAAGAACTGGTTGGAATAACTCCCGTCAGCCCAGGTCGTGCGGACCGAAGGATCGTTCTTGACCACGTCCCCGACGCTGCGCGCCTGCTGGTCCTGGATCGTTTTTGCTGTGTAGCTCGTTACGTTGAACGGCGTATCCATGACGTCGCGATTGCCGAGAATGCCGAGGCGCGCGCCGGTCGCCACTTGCCCTCCAGCATAAGCGACAGGTGGGGTGCCGAGCGGAGCATCGCCCTGCAGCACGATCGGTTGCAGTTCGGTTGCGCTTCGCGTCCCCGAACTGTCACCGGAGGCTGCCGGCTGGCTCGGATCGACGAGCACGACGGATCGGTCCGCCGAGACCCGGTAGCGGATGCCGGTGCCAGCAAGAAGCCTGCCGATCGCCTCCTGCGGCGTCATCGTTCCCGAAAGCGGCTTGCTGCGGCTGCCGGCCGGAAGCTTGAACGGATAGGCGATGCGCCAGCCGCTGACCGCGCCGACATCCGCAATGGCCGATGCGAGCGATTTAGAGGGAATGTCGAAGCGAAAGCTGGAGGCATTGGCGGAATTGCCATTGGCTGGCATCTGCTGACCGACGGCCGGTTGGCAGACCATCGCCAGCATTGCCGTCGTCGCCATCAGCAATGCGATCCCATGCACCTGTTTCGAAATTACGCGCCCCACCATCAACTTGCTCCCCTGCATCTTTGCGAGCGGGCCGCCCCCGGCAGTCCCTGATAGGTAGAACGGACGAGCGGGCCTGCGCCGTGTCTCCTCCGGCGAAAAACTTTCAGTTTAGGCACAAGTTTTTCGCTGATCAGTGCAGGATGGTAAGAAGTGGCGTGACCCGGGTGATCGAGCCATTGACAGCAGAGGCTATGGTGGCAAGCGACGCATCGACATCCGTCAGCGGGAAGGTGCCCGATATCTGGTGGTCTGCCAAACTTCCACGCACGACGATGCGGCTGGTGGTATGACGCTGCAGCGCCCGCACGACGTCGTCAATGCGGGCACCCTCGACGACAAGCCGTCCTGTCAGCCAGGACAGCACCAGCTCGGGATCGGCTTTACGGATGCCCGCAGTGCGGCCGGCGGCTATCGCCACCTGGTCACCCTGAAACAGGGTCATCGCGGTCGCGTCATGCGTCCCCATCACCTCGACGGCGCCCTCGGAAACTGTCACCTCGGTCTTGTCATCCTCATGCTCGACATTGAATTTCGTGCCGATATCGCGGATCCGGTCACCATCCACCAGGACGGTGAAGATGCCGTCCGCGCCGTGGCGGACCTCGAAATAGGCTTCGCCGCGGAGGAGCCGAACCTGTCTTCGCCCCGCGCTGAAATCCAGAGCGATGGCGGTGTCAGCGCCGAGGCGAGCGCTCGAGCCGTCGGGCAGGGCAACAACGGAGACGACATTGCGGTCGGTTACGACATCAGCCTGCCAGTTTTGGATGACGGTAGGATTCAGCCACCAGAGGCAACAGAGTATCGCCACACCGGAGGCAGGCGGGATCGTCCAGCTCCAGCGAGGCCGGAGCCAGACCGCCACCTTGCGCCGAAAGGGAGTCCTTGCGGCAAGACGCGCGGCCGGTGCTTCCAACTGCGCGTAAAGGACACGCAGTTCGTCGAAGGCGCGGCGATGACGAAGGTCTTCGTTCAGCCATGCATCAAATCTCTCGGCCTCCTGCTCTCTTAACGAGCCGCCGGTTCGTTTCGCAAGCCAAAGCGCCGCCTCATCGCGCTGTTCTTCTGTCGGTTTATCGCTCATCCTGCTCCGTCAGACCGGCATTTGGGTCGCGGCTTGTCGTTCAACTCCGCTTCTGTAGAGGATAACGGGCGAGTGTGGAAATGCCGTGTCTGCCCCTTCGCGAGAATTTCAGCTCTCGCGAAGGTGATCCGCGAGGCGAGCCTGGCAATGTCGCAAGGCACGGGCGATATGTTTTTCAACGCTGTTGATCGAAATCCCGTGCCGGCGGGCGATCTCCTCGTTCGAGACGCCTTCGACGCGTCGCAGGATGAAGATCTCGCGGCAGCGGGGCGAAAGCTGGGTCAGCGCTTGATCGAGCGCCGAAAGCGTCTGCCGGGCCTGCAGGGTTGCTTCCGGAGAGGCGGGCGGAGCCGCAAACTGTTCAGGTACCACTCGCGAGATGATCTCGCTGCGACGACGCTGGCTTCTATGGTGCTCCGTCGCCGCATTGCGTGCGGAGGCATAGAGCACACGTTGATCATCTGCCTCGGTGTGACGAGGGCCCGCCGCCAGCGTGCGGAGGAAAACATCCTGAACGAGATCGGCAGCAATTTCCGAATTCCCAACGCGCTTGCGTAGCAACGCTTCAAGCTTGCTATGGTGTCCTTGAAAGAGGCAGCTTACTTTTGTACGCCAATTCGACATTGCGATTCCAATATGCGGAGAGGACGCGTAAAGCGTCATGTACGGATCTACAGCTCATAGTCGCTCCTGCGACACACTATCGTCTGCTATCTGAAACAGACACTTTATTCTTGATAGTTAAAGTCAAGGTTTTTCTCGTGTTGCGACCGGGCAACAATATTTGCTCACGTAGGCGCCGGAAAGAGATTGGGATCAACCGACTAAGCACAGTGAGGCCCTCAACAGCCGGCCGCTCCTTCGATTCCATCACGAGCCCAACGTTATGCGCGGAACTCGAACATCGTTATCACGTTTCTGACGCATGGCGCGAAACACGTTCTGGAAAGGCTATCTCAAACTGTCGCTGGTCACGGCGGTGGTAACGCTGACGCCGGCGACGACCGAGAGCAACAAGGTGCGGCTTCATGTCTTGAACCGCAAGACGAATAACCGTGTCGAAAGCCGTTATCTCGACAGCGTGACCCACAGGCCGGTGGCCGAAAAGGATCAGGTTAAAGGCTACCCCAAAGACGATGGGGACTACGTACTGCTCGATGATGACGAGATCGATGCAGTTGGGCTCGAGAGCACGCGTTCAATCGAGATCGACACATTTGTCCCGCGTGGCTCGATCGATTGGATCTGGTACGACAAGCCGCATTTTTTGAGCCCTGCTGACAAGGTCGGGGCGGAAGCCTTTTGTGTTATTCGAGAGGCGATGGAAGCAAGTGGCGTTGTCGGCATTGCGAGACTAGTGCTCTATCGCCGCGAACGAGCGGTCCTTCTGGAGCCGAAAGGGAAGGGCATCGTGTTGTGGACGCTCCGCTATGGCGACGAGGTCCGCGAACCCGCCGATACGATCGATACCAAGGCAAAGGTAGACCGCAAGCTCCTCGCGCTGATGACCGGCATGGTGGAAAAGCGCACCGAAACCTGGTCGCCGAAGCTGGTACAGGATCCGGTCCAGAAGCGGATGAAGGCGCTGATAGGAAAAAAGCAGAAGACATCAAAACCAGCCAAGCGATCGAAGAGCCCGGCGCCAGTGAAGACGGAAGGCAATGTCATCAACATCATGGACGCGCTGAAGAAGAGTCTTGCCAAAGAAGTTGGAAAGCGCAGTTCAAAGTAACCTCTACCGGTTGCGAGCAGTCAGCGGTCTCGCTGCCGCAAAGAAGCCATCCCACGGATCTTTCGACAGCGCATCAAGCCGTGCCGGCGCATTGTCGATTGTGAAGCGCGCAGGACCGATCTCGGTACTCAGTTCATCCCAGGCAAGTGGCGTCGAGACAGCAGCCCCCGGTCGCGCCCGTGTCGAATAGGCCGCAACGGCCGTATTGCCCCGGCCGTTGCGTAGATAATCGATGAAGATGCGCCCCTTGCGTTTCGCCTTGGTCGCCGTGGCGAGGTAGAGACTGGGGTTATCAGCTGACATATCATCCGCGAGGCTTTTCGCGAAAGCTTTCATTTGCAGCCAGGTCGCCTTCGGTTTGAGCGGCGAGACGACGTGCAGGCCCTTACCGCCGGATGTCTTGACGAAGGCTGCAAGCCCCGCGGCCTCGATCCGCTCCTTCAACTCATATGCGGCGGCGATGACGTTTTCCCATGGCACATCGCCGCCTGGATCGAGATCCATGGTCAGCATGTCGGGCTTTTCCCAATGATTGACGGTGGTCCCCCAGGGATGGATCTCCAGGGTTGCCGACTGGACGAGAGCCGCGAGGCCATCGAAATCGACGATCTTCAGCAGCTTGTCGCCGGTCTTGTCCTTCGGATCAGTGACCTCGTGGACATGGGCATTCATGCCCTTCCAGCCATGTTTCTGGAAAAAGTGCTGGCGACCGGTGATGCCATCCGGCGCGCGCAGAAGAGACAGAGGTCGATTGACGATAAAGGGCGCCATGAAGCGCCAGACCTGCGCGTAATAATCGACGAGGCCCTGCTTGGTGACGCCGTCGTCAGGCCAGTAGATGCGGTCGGGATGGGTGAGTTTGACGGTAGAGGTCGGCGTTTTCCGCTTGGGCGCGGCACCTTGCGTCTCGCGAACCACATCCTTCGGCTTCTTGTCGTCTCGCAGCCCGCGGAACGAGGCATGCCGGAGGTTACCGTCGGCGGACCAGGCCCGGAACTCGACCTCCGCGACCAACTCCGGCTCTACAAAGACCAGATCGCGACGTGCCAGCGCACTGAGCTTGTCATCGAACGAGCTTGTCTTCTGTTCAAGCCTTTGGAGCTTGCCATAGAGATCCTGCGCCATGGCCGCGCTGTAGCCGGTCCCAACTCGGCCGACATGAATGAACTTACCGTTCTCGTAGACGCCCATAGCCAGTGAGCCGATTGCGTCAGGCATCGCGGTCGAGGGCGCATAGCCACCGATGACGAACTCCTGGCGCTCGGAGCATTTCGACTTGATCCATTGGCCCTTGCGACCAGAGACATATTTACCGTCACGCTTCTTCGAGACCACGCCTTCAAGGCTCAGCCGGCAGGCATGGGTGAGCACCAGGCCACCGCTTTCCCCGAAATGCGCGCTGTAGCGCAGGATGGAGCCTTCCCTTTGATCGCCGAGCAACTGTTCCAGAAGCGTCTTGCGGTCGATCAAGGCTGCATTGGCGAGATTGCGGCCATCGAGATGCAGGAGATCGAAGGCGTAGTAGGCAAAGCGATCACTGCGTCCTTCGCCCAGATCGTTTTGCAAGGCGGAGAAGTCCGATGCGCCATTGTCGCGCTCGACGACGATTTCGCCGTCGATGATCGCCGTCGAGACGGGCAGTGAGGCGAATGCTTTGCTGATCTTTGTGCCGAACCGTTCGGTCCAGTCGAGACCGCTGCGGGTCAGTAAGGTAACTCGGCCATCTGCGACATGCGCTTGCAAGCGGTATCCGTCGAACTTGATTTCGTGAAGCCAGCCATCGCCGGCTGGTGGCTTTGGTTTCAGCTTTGCCAGGGCCGGTTCGATGAAGCCGGGCATTTTTGCCTTACGCGCGCCCGTGGGCCACTCGACGTCATCGGACGTCTGGGTTGAGGGGCCGGATTTGCGTTTCGCGACCGGCTTGGCCTGTTTTGCTTTACCGTCGGTTTCCCAGACTGAATCGGGGTTCTTCGCGACCGCTTCGATCTTGCGGCCGGTCTTGGCGGATTTCGGCAGCTCGTCGAGAATGTCTTTGCCGCCATGTCGGGCTTCATCATCGTCGGCCTTAATCAGCAGCCAGTTCTCGCGCCTTTCTTCCGGCTTGCCGTGCATGCGCACCAGATGCCAGCGTCCTTTCAGCTTCTCGCCGTGCAGTTCGAATTCGAGGTGGCCTTTCCGATAGCCCTTCTTCGCGTCGCCGATCGGCGCCCATGTGCCGCGATCCCAGACAATGACCGTGCCGCCGCCATATTGGCCTTTCGGAATGATGCCTTCGAACTCACCGTAGTCGAGCGGGTGATCCTCGACATGGACGGCTAGTCGCCTTTCCTCGGGATCGAGGCTCGGGCCGCGTGTGACGGCCCAACTCTTGAGGACACCGCCCATCTCCAGGCGAAAATCGTAGTGAAGCCGCGTGGCGTCATGTTTCTGGATAACGAAGCTGTTGCCTTTCGCAGCGCCCTTGACCGCTCGGCGCCCCCGCGGCTCTGACGTTTGCTTGAAATCCCGTTTGGAATTGTAGGTCTGCAGCGCCATGGATCAGCTTGCCTTGCGCTGTTTCGTGGCAGACTTTCTGGCTGGTGTAGCCTTGCGTTTGCCACCCGATTTTCCGGCCATCCTGGCGCTTTCGCGCAGAGCATCCATGAGATCGATAATCTTGCCTTTCGGTTCGGCATTGCGTTTCGGCGGCTTGCGGCCTTCCATCTTGGCCTTGACCAGTTCGACTAGGGCCGCGTCATAGCGGTCATGATAATCCTCGGGCTTGAAGCTGCCGGACTTGGTCGAAATGATATGCTGGGCGAGCGTCAACATCTCCTTTTCGAACTTGATTTCGGGGATGTTCTTGAAGGTGGTCCCCGCCGAGCGCACCTCGTAGTCGAAGTTCAGCGTTGTCGCGATGATCGCACCGTGCCCGTCGGGGCGGATCAGCAGCGTCCGGTTCCGTCGAAACAGAACACCCTCGGCGATCGCGGCGACATTCTCGTCCGTCATTGCCCTTGCCAGCAACCGCAATGCCTCCGCGTCCTCCGATTCGACGAGTGCAAGATAATAGGGCCGATC
This portion of the Neorhizobium sp. NCHU2750 genome encodes:
- a CDS encoding ABC transporter substrate-binding protein; translation: MRPHSDTRLTIISRRRMLAACAALAAGSWRTAHAATPISIATTDWAAAECLLALGAVPIAVPDTAVYRQWMETIPLPESVADLGSRAEPNLELLSALRPDRILISNWQTSLIGQFERIAPVQTVTIIDPPASPIANARKALVEIGRLLSAEEAASHWLAGFDRTQQAAAASLKMLNLRDVIIGVLHENGRQIYAYGPGSWVHEMIVLLGLNNALRAPTSRFGNALIDIAELTEMPQARLLYLDQGERTRRAEVALAGSTVWNGIPMVAAGRVRPIPVFYPLGGVPSVQRFIEILAQAALSTGEGR
- the ligD gene encoding DNA ligase D — translated: MALQTYNSKRDFKQTSEPRGRRAVKGAAKGNSFVIQKHDATRLHYDFRLEMGGVLKSWAVTRGPSLDPEERRLAVHVEDHPLDYGEFEGIIPKGQYGGGTVIVWDRGTWAPIGDAKKGYRKGHLEFELHGEKLKGRWHLVRMHGKPEERRENWLLIKADDDEARHGGKDILDELPKSAKTGRKIEAVAKNPDSVWETDGKAKQAKPVAKRKSGPSTQTSDDVEWPTGARKAKMPGFIEPALAKLKPKPPAGDGWLHEIKFDGYRLQAHVADGRVTLLTRSGLDWTERFGTKISKAFASLPVSTAIIDGEIVVERDNGASDFSALQNDLGEGRSDRFAYYAFDLLHLDGRNLANAALIDRKTLLEQLLGDQREGSILRYSAHFGESGGLVLTHACRLSLEGVVSKKRDGKYVSGRKGQWIKSKCSERQEFVIGGYAPSTAMPDAIGSLAMGVYENGKFIHVGRVGTGYSAAMAQDLYGKLQRLEQKTSSFDDKLSALARRDLVFVEPELVAEVEFRAWSADGNLRHASFRGLRDDKKPKDVVRETQGAAPKRKTPTSTVKLTHPDRIYWPDDGVTKQGLVDYYAQVWRFMAPFIVNRPLSLLRAPDGITGRQHFFQKHGWKGMNAHVHEVTDPKDKTGDKLLKIVDFDGLAALVQSATLEIHPWGTTVNHWEKPDMLTMDLDPGGDVPWENVIAAAYELKERIEAAGLAAFVKTSGGKGLHVVSPLKPKATWLQMKAFAKSLADDMSADNPSLYLATATKAKRKGRIFIDYLRNGRGNTAVAAYSTRARPGAAVSTPLAWDELSTEIGPARFTIDNAPARLDALSKDPWDGFFAAARPLTARNR
- a CDS encoding RNA polymerase sigma factor, with the protein product MSNWRTKVSCLFQGHHSKLEALLRKRVGNSEIAADLVQDVFLRTLAAGPRHTEADDQRVLYASARNAATEHHRSQRRRSEIISRVVPEQFAAPPASPEATLQARQTLSALDQALTQLSPRCREIFILRRVEGVSNEEIARRHGISINSVEKHIARALRHCQARLADHLRES
- a CDS encoding FecR domain-containing protein, translating into MSDKPTEEQRDEAALWLAKRTGGSLREQEAERFDAWLNEDLRHRRAFDELRVLYAQLEAPAARLAARTPFRRKVAVWLRPRWSWTIPPASGVAILCCLWWLNPTVIQNWQADVVTDRNVVSVVALPDGSSARLGADTAIALDFSAGRRQVRLLRGEAYFEVRHGADGIFTVLVDGDRIRDIGTKFNVEHEDDKTEVTVSEGAVEVMGTHDATAMTLFQGDQVAIAAGRTAGIRKADPELVLSWLTGRLVVEGARIDDVVRALQRHTTSRIVVRGSLADHQISGTFPLTDVDASLATIASAVNGSITRVTPLLTILH
- a CDS encoding Ku protein encodes the protein MAARASWKGHLKIGDIGCAVALYTAVSTSEKLSFNILNKKTGNRVERQFVDSETGKPVDREDQVKGYEIEGGRHIVLEPDEIADLMPESDKLLTVSSFIECNDIDKLYFDRPYYLALVESEDAEALRLLARAMTDENVAAIAEGVLFRRNRTLLIRPDGHGAIIATTLNFDYEVRSAGTTFKNIPEIKFEKEMLTLAQHIISTKSGSFKPEDYHDRYDAALVELVKAKMEGRKPPKRNAEPKGKIIDLMDALRESARMAGKSGGKRKATPARKSATKQRKAS
- a CDS encoding TonB-dependent receptor, giving the protein MVGRVISKQVHGIALLMATTAMLAMVCQPAVGQQMPANGNSANASSFRFDIPSKSLASAIADVGAVSGWRIAYPFKLPAGSRSKPLSGTMTPQEAIGRLLAGTGIRYRVSADRSVVLVDPSQPAASGDSSGTRSATELQPIVLQGDAPLGTPPVAYAGGQVATGARLGILGNRDVMDTPFNVTSYTAKTIQDQQARSVGDVVKNDPSVRTTWADGSYSNQFFIRGFPVGNPDMAINGLYGLAPYQMAGTSWIDRVEVLKGPGALLSGMAPGGSIGGVINLVPKRAPDDPINRVTTSYLSDGQIGTGVDFARRVGDDNAFGIRFNGSYSDGHTAVDGQSNQLGSASLGLDYNGDRVRLSADLVYQKNYSDNPVRPIYANAGVKIPHAPDASADLGQNWYYAHGKDYLASLRAEYDITDNVTAYATFGAHRNELLGLYNFEYIKNSAGDFDARNFYQPTYNRVVTGEIGLNAKFETGPVRHEVTLSASDLYSELGNRSQNFSSYSSNLYDPIRIDKPDLSGLFDTTPKTNAVTLQSFAITDSLFFLDDRLQLIVGGRQQKVRQKAWNVTTGVQTADYDEDAFTPALGIVVKPWESVSLYANYIEGLSQGPVAPTGATNAGEAFAPLRSKQYEIGAKVDLGDVTATASLFQIEQPSGALDASNAYGVDGETRNRGLELNVFGEVVESIRVLGGVAFMDGVQTKTAGGTNDGKKAIGVPDVQLNMGAEWDTPFIDGLTLSGRVIHTSSQYASVDNTQKIPDWTRFDLGARYRYERENGKPITVRASVENVFDRDYWAAASSSFGLARGAPRTFLVSTTFDF
- a CDS encoding Ku protein, producing the protein MARNTFWKGYLKLSLVTAVVTLTPATTESNKVRLHVLNRKTNNRVESRYLDSVTHRPVAEKDQVKGYPKDDGDYVLLDDDEIDAVGLESTRSIEIDTFVPRGSIDWIWYDKPHFLSPADKVGAEAFCVIREAMEASGVVGIARLVLYRRERAVLLEPKGKGIVLWTLRYGDEVREPADTIDTKAKVDRKLLALMTGMVEKRTETWSPKLVQDPVQKRMKALIGKKQKTSKPAKRSKSPAPVKTEGNVINIMDALKKSLAKEVGKRSSK
- the fhuB gene encoding Fe(3+)-hydroxamate ABC transporter permease FhuB, with translation MLGSSSPRLSAATALILAVCLAIGLSLGTLAAIQEPSLWLSSIRDPQADVAALVFVDVALPRIVVSWIVGAGLALSGVILQQVLQNPIAEPATVGISGGSYVALAVTSLWFPSLLADGGGLIALGGGLISAGLVLAICRRQRFSPNAVVIGGLTINLFFGAIGAVLTVLNHDYLSSLSIWQSGSLIQNGWGTVEFLAPRMLAGTIVIAVIARPLAMLTLGDEIAASRGVRVSLVRVAGLGIASALAALCVAGVGVFGFVALMASQIARLMGANTFGRRLIWSPLIGCLLLWLTDQCVQVLHLRQEISTGTATALIGSLCLLILLVARRAPETLPPEPPPGGHFHAWVVVSGRKPAMLLFATALAFAIGFGHSPPGWAWLSPETAAEILPWRLPRVVAAGSAGAMLAISGVLLQRMTGNPMASPEVLGISSGAALGVIMLLLCVSGYSAQMSIVASTAGAILSLAALLVLTKRTHVTPNRLLLVGISLATLLSACSGVLLTSGDPRSAILLTWMSGSTYRVSETAAYAALISALAAIPLASMLSRWLTLLSLGDGTATSLGVDLSKARSAILIIAGVLTATATVIVGPLTFVGLVAPHIAKITGNRKPREEIASAAAIGSVLLMVADWLGRNLVYPWQIPAGLVAAVIGAPIFLWLMQKSKR